One Tolypothrix bouteillei VB521301 DNA window includes the following coding sequences:
- the psbU gene encoding photosystem II complex extrinsic protein PsbU, with protein MERGKKIVKGLVRLLTVFSLLLGCWGWLGMPKIAQAASFNGLAFHSAPVFAVEGAQSLRNRADAKLADVYGKKIDLNNTNVRAFQKYPGLYPTLARKIIKNAPYQKVEDILSIEGLSERQKQILQANFDNFTVTETEAVFTEGDDRYNNGIYR; from the coding sequence ATGGAAAGAGGTAAAAAAATCGTGAAAGGATTGGTGCGTTTATTAACTGTTTTTAGCTTGTTATTGGGATGCTGGGGATGGTTGGGAATGCCAAAAATAGCCCAAGCCGCTAGTTTTAACGGTCTTGCTTTTCATTCCGCTCCAGTTTTTGCAGTTGAGGGGGCTCAGAGTTTACGCAACCGCGCAGATGCAAAGTTGGCAGATGTGTATGGTAAAAAAATCGATCTGAATAATACCAACGTGCGAGCTTTCCAAAAGTATCCAGGTTTATATCCTACCCTTGCAAGGAAAATTATCAAAAATGCTCCTTATCAAAAGGTAGAGGATATCTTGAGTATTGAGGGATTGAGCGAACGTCAAAAACAAATCCTACAGGCTAACTTTGATAATTTCACTGTGACTGAGACGGAGGCTGTATTCACAGAGGGAGATGACCGTTATAACAACGGTATCTACAGATAA
- a CDS encoding DUF3120 domain-containing protein — protein sequence MPLLWKVVTQPAPLVFVAAVFLVSVPVFIEAPLVRMLPWLSFALTGGWVWLSLKLMSRPATYVWGDLLLGFSWSWLAGSIYWGWLRWEPLWHLPVESIGLPFAIWCLSRNWGKVGNFFYLGSLFGTVLTDIYFYLVDLIPFWRQIMQVEPADVSPILQSALAQVKTPWGQVWAIALALVLLSVGILPLPQKQRHWYAFSGAVLSTILVDCLFLVAAVLA from the coding sequence ATTCCGTTATTGTGGAAAGTTGTCACACAACCAGCACCCTTAGTCTTTGTGGCTGCAGTCTTCTTAGTGTCTGTGCCAGTTTTTATCGAAGCACCATTAGTACGAATGCTACCTTGGCTGAGCTTTGCTTTAACGGGCGGTTGGGTTTGGCTGAGTCTTAAATTAATGTCACGTCCCGCAACATATGTTTGGGGCGATCTTTTATTAGGGTTTAGTTGGAGCTGGTTAGCAGGCTCAATCTACTGGGGTTGGTTGCGTTGGGAACCCCTGTGGCATTTGCCTGTAGAGTCTATCGGTTTGCCCTTCGCAATATGGTGTTTGAGTCGGAATTGGGGTAAAGTAGGAAACTTTTTTTACTTAGGTTCTCTATTCGGTACGGTCTTAACAGATATATACTTTTATTTGGTAGACTTAATACCTTTTTGGCGTCAAATTATGCAGGTAGAACCTGCGGATGTGTCGCCAATTCTACAGAGTGCTCTAGCCCAGGTTAAAACTCCTTGGGGACAAGTATGGGCAATTGCTCTGGCTTTAGTGCTGCTATCAGTTGGTATTTTGCCTTTACCTCAAAAGCAAAGGCATTGGTACGCTTTTAGCGGAGCCGTATTAAGTACTATCTTGGTAGATTGCTTGTTTCTGGTTGCGGCTGTTCTTGCATGA
- a CDS encoding CRR6 family NdhI maturation factor — protein sequence MTITIALNTEHINSLDLSPAVSVIEKLVQEGAIAPQEQQLCFEIDYPLEQGDPRELSEIPELRLWFIRLDARYPWLPFLLDWKAGELVRYTAMLVPHQFSRREGIQYNPEALEIFLMHKLFFLTDWLRQQGIPSKARLQSMAQLLGYELDDALFELF from the coding sequence ATGACAATCACGATTGCACTCAATACCGAGCACATTAACTCCTTAGATCTCTCCCCCGCCGTGTCAGTCATTGAGAAACTAGTGCAAGAGGGAGCGATCGCTCCTCAAGAGCAGCAGTTGTGCTTTGAGATTGACTACCCACTAGAACAAGGAGATCCAAGGGAACTGTCTGAGATTCCCGAACTTCGTTTGTGGTTTATCCGATTGGATGCTCGCTATCCTTGGTTACCGTTTTTACTAGATTGGAAAGCCGGAGAATTAGTGCGTTACACCGCTATGCTCGTACCGCATCAATTTAGTCGCAGAGAAGGTATTCAATATAATCCTGAAGCATTAGAAATTTTTCTCATGCACAAACTGTTTTTTTTAACTGATTGGTTGAGACAACAAGGGATTCCCAGTAAAGCCCGTTTGCAGTCTATGGCTCAACTCTTGGGTTATGAGCTAGACGATGCTTTATTTGAATTGTTTTAA
- a CDS encoding glycosyltransferase family 9 protein — MQIVALVPGGIGDQILFFPTLDDLKRNLPKAQIDVVVEPRSKTAYRVSKSVNDVLAFDFKDRNSLADWGNLVGTIRDREYDVAIALGQSWLVGLLLWLTGIPTRVGYHGKGSAFLTNPVTLKTGQYAACMYHDLLQGLNIKTPCPELSVNVPKQDIDWANAEQQRLGVKDTGYVLIHGGASELSQVKGFDKIYPVENWQKIVRDFQQKQPNMPVVVIRGPEDEQFVRRLKESAPDIKISSPDDVGKLAAMIAGSNLMLCTDSAPMHLSVAVQTYTIALFGSTDPSKLLPKSEKFLAIKSPTGKMEDISPSVVLEKIWGG, encoded by the coding sequence ATGCAAATAGTAGCCCTTGTTCCTGGCGGAATTGGCGATCAAATTCTCTTCTTTCCGACTTTAGACGATCTAAAGCGGAATTTGCCAAAAGCTCAGATAGATGTCGTCGTCGAACCTCGGTCAAAGACTGCTTACCGAGTCAGTAAATCAGTTAATGATGTCCTGGCTTTTGATTTCAAGGACCGTAACAGTCTGGCAGATTGGGGTAACTTGGTTGGTACTATTCGCGATCGCGAATACGATGTCGCTATTGCTCTCGGGCAAAGCTGGTTGGTGGGTCTTTTGCTTTGGTTGACTGGAATTCCTACCCGTGTTGGTTATCACGGCAAAGGGTCTGCTTTTCTCACCAATCCAGTGACTCTCAAAACAGGGCAGTATGCCGCTTGTATGTACCATGATTTGTTACAAGGCTTAAACATTAAAACTCCATGCCCGGAATTGTCAGTTAATGTCCCAAAACAAGATATTGATTGGGCTAATGCAGAACAACAACGGCTCGGAGTCAAGGACACTGGCTACGTTTTGATTCATGGAGGTGCAAGCGAATTATCTCAAGTCAAAGGTTTTGATAAAATTTACCCTGTTGAGAACTGGCAGAAAATTGTTCGGGATTTCCAACAAAAGCAACCCAATATGCCTGTGGTTGTTATCCGAGGTCCGGAAGACGAACAGTTTGTGCGCCGTCTGAAAGAGTCCGCACCTGACATTAAAATCAGTTCTCCTGACGACGTTGGCAAGCTAGCCGCTATGATTGCTGGATCGAATTTAATGCTGTGTACTGATAGTGCGCCAATGCACTTAAGTGTAGCTGTTCAAACTTATACCATTGCCTTATTTGGTTCCACAGATCCTTCTAAGCTACTGCCTAAGAGTGAAAAGTTCCTTGCCATTAAATCTCCAACCGGGAAAATGGAGGATATTTCTCCCTCAGTGGTGTTAGAGAAAATTTGGGGCGGTTGA
- the ispD gene encoding 2-C-methyl-D-erythritol 4-phosphate cytidylyltransferase — MHLLIPSAGSGKRMGSHRNKLLLMVQSHPIIAWTLLAAEAAEKIEWMGIISQPNDWQDFKTIIANLKLTKPVELIQGGTTRQESVHNGLLALPSSAKQVLIHDGARCLATPDLFNRCAEAIRHCPGLIAAVPVKDTIKVVATNGIIQSTPNREQLWAAQTPQGFDVNLLKQCHAEGVRQGWEVTDDAALFEKCGMEVRIVQGEETNLKLTTPQDLAIAEFILKTRQQES, encoded by the coding sequence GTGCATTTATTAATTCCATCTGCGGGTTCGGGAAAAAGAATGGGGAGTCACCGTAACAAACTCCTTCTGATGGTGCAGTCACATCCTATAATTGCTTGGACTCTCCTAGCGGCAGAGGCTGCAGAGAAAATTGAGTGGATGGGAATTATCTCCCAGCCCAATGATTGGCAAGACTTTAAAACGATTATTGCCAACTTAAAGCTGACTAAACCAGTGGAACTGATTCAAGGAGGTACCACCCGTCAAGAATCAGTTCACAATGGGTTACTGGCGTTGCCAAGCTCTGCAAAACAAGTTTTGATTCACGATGGAGCTAGATGTCTTGCAACGCCAGACCTATTTAATAGGTGTGCTGAAGCAATCCGCCATTGCCCTGGTTTGATTGCTGCTGTACCAGTTAAAGACACCATTAAGGTTGTTGCGACCAATGGCATAATTCAAAGCACTCCTAACCGCGAGCAACTGTGGGCAGCACAAACTCCCCAAGGTTTTGATGTTAATTTATTAAAACAGTGTCATGCTGAAGGTGTACGTCAAGGTTGGGAGGTCACTGACGATGCTGCTTTGTTTGAGAAGTGTGGCATGGAAGTCAGGATTGTTCAAGGAGAAGAAACCAATTTGAAACTGACAACTCCACAGGATTTGGCAATTGCGGAATTCATTCTTAAAACTAGGCAGCAGGAGAGCTGA
- the scpB gene encoding SMC-Scp complex subunit ScpB, with amino-acid sequence MNAATKIEAILYLKGKPLSISELAEYAACDRATVEEGIIDLIDEYARRDSALEIVESPDGYSLQLRSDFHDLVQTLIPVELGVGALRTLAAIALHSPILQSDLINLRGSGAYQQVQELVELGFVKKRRDSESRSYSLQVTSKFHQYFQIEQLPQPFSNGQEQRQLELELQAEP; translated from the coding sequence ATGAATGCAGCGACGAAAATAGAAGCAATTCTCTATTTAAAGGGTAAGCCCCTCTCTATCAGCGAACTTGCCGAGTATGCCGCCTGCGATCGCGCTACAGTAGAAGAAGGCATAATCGATCTCATTGACGAATATGCCCGACGAGATAGCGCCCTAGAAATCGTAGAAAGCCCAGATGGTTATAGTTTGCAACTGCGATCTGATTTTCACGATTTGGTGCAAACTCTCATTCCCGTAGAATTGGGAGTAGGGGCATTGCGGACTTTAGCGGCAATAGCCTTACACAGCCCAATCCTTCAAAGTGACTTGATAAATTTACGGGGTTCGGGCGCATATCAACAAGTTCAAGAACTGGTTGAACTCGGTTTTGTGAAAAAACGCCGAGATAGCGAGTCGCGCTCTTACTCCTTACAAGTGACTTCAAAATTTCACCAGTATTTTCAAATTGAGCAACTTCCCCAACCATTCTCTAACGGTCAAGAGCAAAGACAACTAGAGCTAGAACTGCAAGCAGAACCTTAA
- a CDS encoding DUF760 domain-containing protein, translating to MVFDPNFLNDYPEEHPSQLLNEGLEDNPNKLLKYLQHQPPEVLARVAQSVSPEIKQIISQNVQGLVGMLPSENFNVQITTDRDNLAGLLASAMMTGYFLRQMEQRMQLDHLSNGH from the coding sequence ATGGTGTTTGATCCAAACTTTTTGAATGACTACCCTGAGGAACACCCCAGCCAACTTCTGAATGAGGGCTTAGAGGATAATCCCAATAAGTTGCTCAAGTATTTGCAGCATCAGCCGCCTGAAGTTTTAGCACGTGTCGCCCAGTCGGTCAGTCCTGAAATTAAACAAATCATTTCACAAAACGTCCAAGGGCTCGTTGGGATGTTACCATCCGAAAATTTCAACGTGCAAATTACAACAGACAGGGACAATCTGGCTGGGCTGTTAGCATCTGCGATGATGACTGGATATTTCCTCCGTCAAATGGAACAGAGGATGCAATTAGATCATTTATCGAACGGTCATTAG
- a CDS encoding HhoA/HhoB/HtrA family serine endopeptidase, which translates to MKLSLKQLTIYLSLLCIGGAAGLLGSLYLPSQNRLFRELRNVTVSLPSETSVSNPIGTQVGIPNGDNVNFIASAVQRTGPAVVRINATRKVANPISNALKNPLLRRFFGEEEQPFPSQRIERGTGSGFILSKNGRILTNAHVVSDTDTVQVTLKDGRTYEGKVIGVDSVTDVAVVKISANELPTVTLGHSQNLIPGQWAIAIGNPLGLDNTVTIGIISATDRTSAQVGVPDKRVSFIQTDAAINPGNSGGPLLNSQGEVIGVNTAIRADAQGLGFAIPIETAARIANELFTKGRVQHPFLGIEMVDLTPAKQQQLNQEYNLNIKQNVGVAIKGIVENSPAQKGGLRPGDMIQKINGKSVKTAAQLQRQVESSAVGDILEIEVNRDSKNQTLKVQLGTYPR; encoded by the coding sequence ATGAAATTATCCTTAAAGCAACTGACTATTTATTTATCTCTACTATGTATTGGCGGTGCTGCGGGCTTACTAGGTAGTCTATACCTCCCATCACAAAATCGCTTATTTCGTGAGTTAAGAAATGTTACAGTTTCTCTGCCCTCAGAGACCTCTGTTTCAAATCCTATTGGAACACAAGTTGGGATTCCTAATGGTGATAACGTGAATTTTATTGCATCTGCCGTTCAAAGAACTGGACCTGCGGTGGTGCGAATTAATGCAACTCGCAAAGTTGCTAACCCCATCTCAAACGCTTTAAAAAATCCTCTCCTGCGGCGATTTTTTGGAGAGGAAGAACAACCATTCCCCAGCCAGCGAATAGAACGGGGTACCGGGTCTGGATTTATCTTGAGCAAGAACGGACGAATTCTAACGAATGCTCACGTAGTCTCAGACACAGATACCGTACAAGTCACTCTCAAGGACGGTCGAACTTATGAAGGGAAGGTGATTGGCGTTGATAGCGTGACAGATGTAGCTGTTGTCAAAATTTCGGCAAACGAGCTACCCACAGTGACATTAGGTCATTCACAAAATTTAATACCAGGGCAATGGGCGATCGCTATTGGCAATCCTCTAGGGTTAGATAATACAGTTACCATTGGCATTATCAGTGCCACAGATCGTACCAGCGCTCAAGTTGGTGTTCCTGACAAGCGAGTAAGCTTCATCCAAACTGATGCGGCGATTAACCCAGGTAATTCAGGTGGACCTCTATTAAATTCTCAAGGGGAAGTCATCGGTGTAAATACTGCTATTCGCGCCGACGCTCAAGGATTGGGTTTTGCCATTCCCATCGAAACTGCTGCTCGCATTGCGAATGAACTTTTTACAAAAGGACGAGTGCAACATCCTTTCTTGGGAATTGAAATGGTGGATTTAACTCCCGCCAAACAACAGCAGCTCAATCAAGAGTACAACTTAAACATTAAACAAAACGTCGGTGTTGCAATTAAGGGCATTGTAGAAAACTCTCCAGCACAAAAGGGAGGGCTTCGCCCTGGGGATATGATTCAAAAGATCAACGGCAAATCAGTCAAAACAGCCGCTCAGTTACAGAGACAGGTAGAATCGAGCGCTGTCGGCGACATTTTAGAAATAGAGGTCAACCGCGACTCTAAGAATCAAACTCTGAAAGTACAATTGGGTACTTATCCCCGTTAG
- a CDS encoding LysM peptidoglycan-binding domain-containing M23 family metallopeptidase codes for MNFPYRLLFFSTIIANIFGAVYTHSNPLLAQTQGTGCQTPALERFRRHTVAVGETLASIAQRYNLTPTTIIAMNPALQNSKLTVGSEIQIPPYNGIVVEVPRGQTWRQIALKYKIRPDALFEVNGCQKNPKVVFVPEKRSPGSVVTDSPNSTATPTKLVGYPLPAAAKVLVSYGWQTNPTNGEVFFHSGIDLSAETGTPVQAIGDGTVAFAKEQGTYGNLVIINHGGGLQSRYAHLDSIKVSVGQPVKKGDLVGTVGTTGTPTINQSHLHFEVRSSSSLGWTAQDPRGYLQQ; via the coding sequence ATGAATTTTCCTTATCGTCTACTGTTTTTCAGTACAATAATCGCTAACATTTTTGGAGCAGTGTATACACACTCAAACCCCTTGCTAGCTCAAACACAAGGGACAGGTTGCCAAACTCCAGCATTAGAACGCTTTAGACGGCACACCGTTGCTGTAGGTGAAACTTTGGCAAGTATAGCTCAACGCTACAATCTCACCCCAACAACTATTATTGCCATGAATCCTGCTCTACAAAACAGCAAGTTGACTGTTGGAAGTGAAATTCAAATTCCTCCCTATAACGGAATTGTAGTTGAAGTCCCTCGCGGGCAAACTTGGAGACAAATCGCACTCAAATATAAAATTCGTCCGGACGCACTTTTTGAGGTGAACGGTTGTCAGAAAAATCCCAAAGTTGTGTTTGTACCAGAGAAGCGATCGCCAGGTTCGGTTGTAACGGATAGTCCCAATTCCACTGCAACTCCAACTAAATTAGTTGGTTATCCACTACCAGCAGCTGCTAAAGTGCTAGTTTCTTATGGTTGGCAAACAAATCCTACCAATGGTGAAGTGTTCTTTCATAGTGGTATAGATTTGTCAGCAGAAACAGGAACTCCCGTACAAGCGATCGGTGATGGAACTGTTGCTTTTGCCAAAGAACAAGGTACTTATGGAAATTTGGTCATTATCAATCATGGTGGTGGGTTGCAAAGCCGTTACGCCCATCTTGATAGCATTAAGGTTTCTGTCGGTCAGCCCGTGAAAAAAGGAGATTTAGTGGGGACTGTAGGTACAACTGGAACGCCCACCATCAACCAATCTCACCTTCATTTTGAAGTCCGTTCCAGTTCTTCTTTGGGTTGGACGGCTCAAGATCCACGGGGGTATTTACAGCAATAA
- a CDS encoding isochorismatase, with protein MSTSTSTQFPIPSHFNPQKVGEVWRVPYQQRAEEARDWAKKHNIQPASEDKNRVCLLLIDVQNTFCLPDFELFVGGKSGRGAIDDNIRLCEFIYRNLGAIATIAPTIDTHTAMQIFHPIFWVNQAGEHPIPTATSITPADIEKGNWKVNPSVAYSLGYEYELLEKHAYHYVQQLSQGGKYPLTVWSYHSMLGGIGHALVSSVEEAIFFHCIARNSQTQFELKGNNPLTENYSVLSPEVLDGFDKRPIAQKNTRLVQQLLKFDAIVIAGQAKSHCVAWTIADLLTEIQQIDSSLAKKVYLLEDCTSPVVVPNIVDYTEAADAAFERFAAAGMHRIKSTDATF; from the coding sequence ATGAGCACCTCAACATCAACCCAATTTCCAATTCCATCTCACTTTAATCCCCAAAAAGTTGGTGAAGTTTGGCGAGTTCCCTACCAACAACGTGCTGAAGAAGCTAGAGATTGGGCAAAAAAACATAATATCCAACCAGCTTCTGAAGACAAAAATCGTGTTTGCCTACTATTAATAGATGTACAAAATACTTTTTGCCTGCCTGATTTTGAATTATTTGTAGGAGGCAAATCCGGTAGAGGAGCTATTGATGATAATATCCGTTTGTGTGAGTTTATTTATCGAAATTTAGGTGCGATCGCAACAATTGCACCTACTATAGATACTCATACAGCAATGCAAATTTTCCATCCCATTTTCTGGGTTAACCAAGCAGGTGAACATCCCATCCCCACTGCTACTAGTATCACTCCAGCCGATATAGAAAAAGGGAATTGGAAAGTCAACCCTAGTGTTGCTTACAGCCTTGGATACGAATATGAGTTACTGGAAAAACACGCCTATCACTACGTTCAACAGTTAAGCCAAGGTGGTAAATATCCACTAACAGTTTGGTCTTATCACTCCATGTTAGGTGGTATCGGTCATGCTTTAGTTTCATCTGTAGAAGAGGCAATTTTTTTCCACTGTATTGCTCGTAACAGCCAAACCCAGTTTGAACTAAAAGGCAATAATCCTTTAACAGAAAATTACTCAGTTTTAAGCCCGGAAGTTTTAGACGGTTTTGACAAACGTCCTATTGCTCAAAAAAATACTCGCCTAGTTCAGCAATTGTTAAAATTTGATGCGATCGTTATTGCCGGTCAAGCTAAAAGTCATTGTGTTGCTTGGACGATTGCGGATTTATTAACAGAAATTCAGCAAATAGATTCTAGTCTAGCGAAAAAAGTTTACTTGCTGGAAGATTGTACTTCCCCTGTTGTCGTTCCTAATATAGTAGATTATACCGAAGCAGCCGACGCAGCATTTGAACGATTTGCTGCTGCTGGAATGCATCGCATTAAATCAACTGATGCTACTTTTTAA